Proteins co-encoded in one Acidimicrobiales bacterium genomic window:
- a CDS encoding succinate dehydrogenase/fumarate reductase iron-sulfur subunit — translation MDITLHIWRQPGPGQPGQVVTYVEEAKDISPDMSFLEMLDIVNERLIAKNEEPIAFEHDCREGICGSCGMMINGQAHGPQRGTATCQLHMRKFSDGDEIFVEPWRARAFPVLRDLIVDRQAFDRIVESGGFISAPTGAAPDANITPIPKVVADAAMDAAACIGCGACVAACPNNAAQLFTAAKVQHLNLLPQGQAERYSRVTAMVDTMEEFFGSCTNHGECQEACPKEISVDFIAYMNRDYVKAQIKNRKLLGQVS, via the coding sequence ATGGACATAACACTGCACATCTGGCGCCAGCCCGGCCCGGGGCAGCCCGGCCAGGTGGTCACCTACGTCGAGGAAGCCAAGGACATCAGCCCCGACATGTCGTTCCTGGAGATGCTCGACATCGTCAACGAGCGGCTGATCGCCAAGAACGAGGAGCCGATCGCCTTCGAGCACGACTGCCGCGAGGGCATCTGCGGCAGCTGCGGGATGATGATCAACGGCCAGGCCCACGGCCCCCAGCGGGGCACGGCCACCTGCCAGCTGCACATGCGCAAGTTCTCCGACGGCGACGAGATCTTCGTCGAGCCGTGGCGGGCCCGGGCGTTCCCGGTGCTGCGCGACCTCATCGTCGACCGCCAGGCGTTCGACCGCATCGTCGAGTCGGGCGGCTTCATCTCCGCCCCCACGGGCGCCGCCCCCGACGCCAACATCACGCCCATCCCCAAGGTGGTGGCCGACGCGGCGATGGACGCGGCGGCCTGCATCGGTTGCGGGGCCTGCGTGGCGGCCTGCCCCAACAACGCCGCCCAGCTGTTCACGGCGGCGAAGGTGCAGCACCTGAACCTGCTGCCCCAGGGCCAGGCGGAGCGCTACTCCCGGGTCACGGCGATGGTCGACACGATGGAGGAGTTCTTCGGCTCCTGCACGAACCACGGCGAGTGCCAGGAGGCGTGCCCGAAGGAGATCTCGGTCGACTTCATCGCCTACATGAACCGCGACTACGTCAAGGCGCAGATCAAGAACAGGAAACTGCTGGGCCAGGTCTCCTGA
- a CDS encoding sugar transferase, whose protein sequence is MAEGNKGSGGLTVDPSRILDFLIAAAVLIVGAPIIVVAAVLIRLQMGSPVLFKQERAGRNGKTFVMVKFRSMRNPKPGEDGPDSDAARLTRLGKFIRATSIDELPTMVNVLWGEMSMVGPRPLPVRYLPRYSDEHARRHDVRPGITGWAQVNGRNGLTWDEQLDHDVWYVEHRSPRLYFDILGRTVQTVLARDGISEDGHATRTEFPGSGYAV, encoded by the coding sequence GTGGCGGAAGGTAATAAGGGGTCGGGCGGACTTACTGTCGATCCCTCTCGGATACTCGACTTCCTCATCGCAGCTGCGGTGCTGATCGTCGGCGCGCCCATCATCGTGGTCGCCGCGGTGCTCATCCGGCTCCAGATGGGGTCGCCGGTCCTGTTCAAGCAGGAGCGGGCAGGGCGCAACGGGAAGACGTTCGTGATGGTGAAGTTCCGCTCGATGCGGAACCCGAAGCCCGGCGAGGACGGCCCCGACTCCGACGCGGCGCGCCTCACCCGGCTCGGCAAGTTCATCCGGGCGACCAGCATCGACGAGCTGCCCACGATGGTGAACGTGCTGTGGGGCGAGATGAGCATGGTGGGGCCCCGGCCGCTGCCGGTGCGCTACCTGCCCCGCTACTCCGACGAGCACGCCCGGCGCCACGACGTGCGCCCGGGCATCACCGGCTGGGCGCAGGTGAACGGCCGCAACGGCCTGACCTGGGACGAGCAGCTCGACCACGACGTCTGGTACGTCGAGCACCGGTCGCCCCGCCTCTACTTCGACATCCTCGGCCGCACGGTCCAGACGGTGCTGGCGCGCGACGGCATCAGCGAGGACGGCCACGCCACCCGCACGGAGTTCCCCGGGTCCGGGTATGCCGTCTGA